The following proteins are co-located in the Dyadobacter chenwenxiniae genome:
- the leuD gene encoding 3-isopropylmalate dehydratase small subunit, which yields MAYDKFTLLRSTAVPLPIENVDTDQIIPARFLKATKREGFGDNLFRDWRYNGDNTPKADFVLNNPIYKGKILVGGHNFGSGSSREHAAWAIYDYGFRCVVSSFFADIFKGNSLNIGILPVQVSPEFLDKIFLAIEADPNAEFEVNLEKQTITIVSSGESESFDINGYKKHNMINGFDDIDYLQAMKGEIKEFEAERIY from the coding sequence ATGGCTTACGATAAATTCACATTATTAAGAAGTACGGCAGTTCCTTTGCCGATAGAAAACGTTGATACAGACCAGATTATCCCGGCACGTTTTCTTAAAGCAACCAAGCGCGAGGGATTTGGTGATAATCTTTTCCGCGACTGGCGCTACAATGGCGACAACACGCCCAAGGCAGATTTTGTATTAAATAACCCGATATACAAGGGAAAAATCCTGGTTGGCGGACATAACTTCGGAAGCGGATCGAGCCGTGAGCATGCTGCGTGGGCAATTTATGATTACGGTTTCCGCTGTGTTGTGTCCAGCTTTTTTGCTGATATTTTTAAAGGGAACTCGTTGAATATCGGTATTTTACCTGTTCAGGTAAGTCCCGAGTTTCTGGATAAGATTTTCCTCGCCATTGAGGCAGATCCAAATGCTGAGTTTGAAGTAAATCTTGAGAAACAAACGATCACGATAGTTAGCTCTGGCGAATCTGAATCTTTCGATATCAATGGTTATAAAAAGCATAATATGATCAATGGCTTTGACGATATCGATTATCTGCAAGCCATGAAAGGAGAGATTAAGGAGTTTGAAGCAGAGAGAATTTATTAA
- a CDS encoding alpha-isopropylmalate synthase regulatory domain-containing protein yields the protein MNSRYIEIMDTTLRDGEQTSGVSFSASEKLTIAQILLQEVKVDRIEVASARVSEGEFQAVQKIAEWAKANGFLDKIEVLTFVDGDASINWMLESGAKVMNLLTKGSLNHLKHQLKKTPQEHFEDIRKVIELAENSGIDCNVYLEDWSNGMRDSPEYVYQSLDFLVTQPVKRILLPDTLGILTPSESYSFVKAIVDRYPNSHFEFHAHNDYDLSIANVMEALRAGVHGLHLTVNGMGERTGNAPLASTIAVINDLMPEFKTSVNERSLYSVSKLVETFSGIRIPANKPIVGESVFTQTAGIHADGDKKNNLYFSKLMPERFGRQRLYALGKTSGKANIENNLRDLGISLSDSDLKKVTQRIIELGDRKEAVTPEDLPYIISDILASNAIEEKVVIVNYVLTHSKNLKPSATLQIKFGEEVFEENAQGDGQYDAFMNALKKIYSRKCISLPMLTDYAVRIPPGGKTDALCETIITWAINGKDVKTRGLDSDQTVSAIMATQKMLNLIGIPSATELTPEIPLVSAI from the coding sequence ATGAACAGCCGCTATATTGAGATAATGGACACGACACTTCGCGATGGTGAGCAAACCAGTGGCGTGTCGTTTTCCGCATCAGAAAAATTGACCATTGCGCAGATCCTGTTACAGGAAGTGAAAGTGGACCGCATTGAAGTCGCTTCTGCCCGTGTTTCGGAAGGAGAATTTCAGGCCGTTCAAAAAATTGCCGAGTGGGCAAAGGCAAATGGTTTTCTGGATAAAATTGAAGTCCTGACATTTGTGGATGGCGATGCTTCCATCAACTGGATGTTAGAATCCGGTGCCAAAGTGATGAATCTTTTGACTAAAGGTTCGCTTAATCATTTGAAACACCAGCTCAAAAAAACGCCCCAGGAGCATTTTGAGGACATTCGAAAGGTAATTGAACTGGCCGAGAATAGCGGAATTGACTGCAATGTTTATCTCGAAGATTGGAGCAATGGCATGCGGGATTCGCCTGAATATGTTTATCAATCGCTTGATTTTCTTGTTACTCAGCCGGTCAAAAGGATTCTTTTACCGGACACACTGGGTATTCTAACTCCCTCAGAATCATACAGTTTTGTAAAAGCCATTGTTGACCGTTATCCTAACAGCCATTTCGAGTTTCACGCGCATAATGACTATGACCTGAGCATTGCGAATGTCATGGAAGCATTGCGTGCAGGTGTGCATGGCCTGCACTTAACGGTGAACGGAATGGGTGAAAGAACGGGTAATGCGCCACTTGCGAGCACGATTGCGGTGATAAATGACCTGATGCCGGAGTTCAAAACTTCGGTTAATGAGCGTTCATTGTATTCTGTAAGCAAGCTTGTTGAGACCTTTTCCGGGATTCGGATTCCTGCTAATAAGCCCATTGTTGGAGAAAGTGTTTTTACGCAAACGGCCGGCATTCATGCCGATGGGGATAAAAAGAATAATCTCTATTTCAGTAAGTTAATGCCTGAAAGATTCGGTCGTCAGCGGCTTTATGCTTTGGGTAAAACTTCCGGGAAAGCCAATATTGAAAACAATCTGCGGGATCTGGGGATTTCGCTTTCTGATTCGGATCTCAAAAAAGTGACTCAGCGGATCATCGAACTCGGCGATCGCAAAGAAGCGGTTACACCCGAGGATCTGCCGTACATCATTTCCGACATTTTGGCGAGCAATGCGATTGAGGAAAAGGTTGTGATCGTCAATTATGTGTTAACGCATTCGAAAAACTTGAAACCTTCGGCCACATTGCAGATCAAATTTGGCGAAGAAGTTTTTGAAGAAAATGCGCAGGGTGACGGTCAGTATGACGCTTTTATGAACGCACTCAAAAAGATTTATAGCCGAAAATGCATCAGTTTGCCGATGTTGACGGACTATGCAGTTCGCATTCCTCCAGGTGGAAAGACGGACGCGCTTTGCGAAACGATCATTACTTGGGCAATCAATGGCAAAGATGTTAAAACCAGAGGCTTAGACTCCGATCAGACCGTTTCCGCGATTATGGCAACACAGAAAATGCTGAATTTGATTGGCATTCCGTCAGCAACCGAGTTGACGCCGGAGATCCCGTTGGTAAGCGCCATTTAA
- the leuB gene encoding 3-isopropylmalate dehydrogenase, giving the protein MKKNILIVPGDGIGQEVTEVGKSVLVKIAEKFGHEFSYDEALMGHVAIEATGNPLPDETLEKMRNSDAILFGAVGHPKYDNDPTAKVRPEQGLLKMRKELGLYANLRPIKLFDELLGASSIKPEILKGSDILFFRELTGDIYFGEKGRKNDNNTAYDIAEYSRYEVERIGRKAFEAARTRGKRLMSVDKANVLETSRLWREVIQALAPEYPDVTVEHQFVDSAAMLLIKDPRRFDVVVTANLFGDILTDEASQIAGSMGMLASASVGDSTGVYEPIHGSAHDITGKGIANPLASVLSAALLLDISFGLKEESDAIIAAVDKLLKDGFRTKDISDSSTPAHLLLNTQSAGAELLKRI; this is encoded by the coding sequence ATGAAAAAAAATATCCTAATCGTTCCGGGTGATGGAATCGGACAAGAAGTTACAGAAGTTGGAAAAAGTGTTTTGGTGAAAATCGCTGAGAAATTCGGTCATGAATTCAGCTATGATGAAGCATTAATGGGCCACGTTGCGATTGAAGCAACCGGAAACCCGCTTCCTGATGAAACGCTTGAAAAAATGCGCAATTCAGACGCAATCCTTTTCGGAGCCGTGGGCCATCCCAAATATGATAATGATCCAACTGCAAAAGTTCGTCCGGAACAGGGCTTGCTGAAAATGCGTAAGGAACTTGGCCTATATGCCAATTTGCGCCCTATTAAATTATTTGACGAGCTTTTAGGTGCTTCTTCTATCAAGCCGGAAATCTTGAAAGGTTCGGATATTCTCTTCTTCCGCGAGCTTACGGGTGACATTTATTTCGGAGAAAAAGGCCGTAAAAACGATAATAACACAGCTTATGACATTGCTGAATACAGCAGATACGAAGTGGAGCGCATTGGCCGTAAAGCATTCGAAGCTGCTCGCACGCGTGGCAAAAGATTAATGTCAGTTGATAAAGCCAATGTGTTGGAAACAAGCCGCTTGTGGCGAGAAGTGATCCAGGCGCTTGCTCCCGAATATCCGGATGTTACGGTTGAACACCAGTTTGTGGATTCGGCCGCCATGTTGCTGATCAAAGATCCAAGACGCTTTGATGTTGTGGTTACGGCGAACTTGTTTGGAGATATCCTGACAGACGAAGCCAGCCAGATTGCCGGGTCAATGGGCATGTTGGCATCTGCTTCTGTAGGAGATAGCACAGGCGTTTACGAGCCAATCCATGGTTCTGCGCACGACATTACGGGAAAAGGAATTGCTAATCCGTTGGCCTCTGTCCTTTCGGCGGCTCTTCTGCTCGACATTTCATTCGGCTTGAAAGAAGAATCTGATGCGATAATTGCCGCTGTTGATAAGCTGTTGAAAGACGGTTTCAGAACTAAGGATATTTCAGACTCTTCGACGCCTGCTCACCTGCTTTTGAACACACAATCGGCTGGTGCTGAGCTTTTGAAAAGAATCTGA